TCGGTCATCGGCTCGGCGCCGTCGGCGACGCCGTACACGCTGCAGGACGACGTGTACACGAAGCGCCGCACCCCGGCGTCGCGGGCCAGCTGCGCCAGCCGCACCGAGGCCCGGTGGTTGATCCCGAACGTCAGCTCCGGGTCGTTCTCGCCGAGGGGATCGTTCGACAGCTCCGCCATGTGCACGACGGCATCGACGCCGTGCAGGTCCGCGGCCTCGATCTCGCGGATGTCGCGGTTGACGGTGCGCGGAAAACCGGGAACCAGCGCGCGATCGCTGAACAGCCAGCCGTCGCGGTAGTAGCCGGTGTCCATGCCGACCACGTCGTGGCCTCGTGCCTGCAGCAAGGGGGCGAGCAGGCAGCCGATGTAGCCTTCCACGCCGGTGACGAGCAGTTTCATCGATGGGACCTCACGAGGAGCGGGTGGATGGATGCGGGCTGTTTCCCGGCGCGACGCGATCGGGCGCGCCGCGCAGCATGAACTTGCGACAGTGGAAGGCTTCGGCGTACCGTGCGGCGCACTCGACGCCGCGCAGCCGCATGAGCGCGAGGAACGTATCCGGCGTGAGCCAGGCCTTGTTGTGCTCGCTCTGGAACGCCTCGCAGATGCAGGCGGCCTTGCGCTCGCAGACGTCCGGCTCCAGCGGCACGAAGCAGTTGGGGCTGCCCAGGTCGCCGTCGTACTTCGGGATCTCGTACTCGAGGATCAGGTGATGGCGCCAGGTGTTCCAGGTCAGGTCGCTGATCGTGCGGTGGTCCTGGTGGCGGTCGTCGCGGTAGTGCGTGAAGATCAGGTCGGGATCGGCCTGCCCCTTCAGCGCCTCGAAGGCCTCCTTGATCTGGCCGCCCTGATAGGGAAAGAAGCCGTCGCGGAAGGCGTGCACCGTCACCTCCTGGGCGCCGGCGCCTCGCAGGAACATCGCAGCGCTCGCACGCGCCTCGCGCTCGCGCTGCGGGTTGGAGGCGAAGACGACCCACCGCACCTCCACGTCCGGCCGCGACGCCACCAGCTGCAGCACGGTGCCGCCGCAGCCGATCTCGATGTCGTCGCAATGCGCGCCCAGGAACAGGACCCGCAGCGGCTTGGCCGGGTTCCAGGGCAGCAGCAGCGGCAGCATGAGCCGATCAATGCGCGGCGCGGGCGGCCGTTCCGCAGGAGCGCCAGAGCTCCCACGGCGCGGTACCGCCCGAGTAGAGGCTCTCCAGCTGCTGCTTGTCCTTGATGGTGTCGATGCTCGCCCAGAAGCCGTCGTACACGTAGCCCAGCAGCTGCTGGTCGCGGGCCAGCCGCCGGAACGGCTCCTCCACCAGTTCCTCCCGGTCCTTCATGTACTCGAAGATCTCCTTGCGGAAGACGAAGAAGCCGCCGTTGATCCGAACGTCACCGTTGTTGATCGGGTGGATGCCCGAGACCAGGTTGCTGCCCTGCTGCAGCGACACCACGTGGTAGCTCAGGTTCGGGCGCACGCATAGGAAGCTGGCGATCCGGCCCTGCCGGCGGAAGTCGTCCAGGTACTGCGGCATCGGCAGGTCGGTCAGGCCGTCGCTGTAGTTGGCCAGGAACTCGTCCTCGCCTTCCAGGTACTTCTGGGCGGCCTTGAGCCGCTCCCCGATGTTGGACGAGATGCCGGTGTCGGCGAAGGTGATGCGCCAGTCCTCGATGTCCCGGCTCATCAGTTCCAGCGTTTTCCCACCGCCCGAGAGCACGAAGTCGTTGGAGACGCACTCGTTGTAGTTCAGGAAGTAGTCCTTGATCGCGTCGGCGCGGTAGCCCAGGCAGAGGATGAAGTCCTTGTGTCCGAAGTGGGCGTAGTACTTCATCACGTGCCACAGCAAGGGGCGCTGGCCGATCTGGACCAGGGGCTTGGGCATGTTCCCGGCATCGCGGATGCGCATGCCCAGGCCACCACAAAACAACACCACTTTCATGACTGTCCCGACGGTGAAACGAACCACCGCACCAGGGTGGGTGCGAACCTGCAGCGGAGTGTGGGGTCAGACTCTTCTTACGCCCTCACGCGTCGGGATCCGTTTCAGCCGTTACGTGTTGCCACGCGAGGCTGGCGCTCGTGCGCTAGAGCTTCTCGGTCTCGCCGGCTTTGGGCTGCCACTTCATCAGGCGCCGCTCGATGCGGCCTACCAGCCCATCCAGCACCAGCGCGAACGCGGTCAGCACCACGATGCCGGCGAACACCGTGTTGACGTCGAAAGTGCCCTCGGCCTGCAGGATCAGGTAGCCCACGCCGCGGGCCGAGCCCAGGTATTCGCCCACCACGGCGCCGACGAAGGCCAGGCCCACCGACGTGTGCAGGCTGGAGAACACCCAGCTGGTCGCGCTCGGCAGGTACACGGTACGCAGCAGTTGGCGCTGGTTGGCCCCGAGCATGCGGGCATTGGCCAGCACCACCGGGCTGACCTCGCGCACGCCCTGGTACACGTTGAAGAACACGATGAAGAACACCAGCGTCACGGCCAGCGCGACCTTGCTCCAGATGCCCAGGCCGAACCACAGCCCGAAGATCGGCGCCAGGATCACGCGCGGCATCGAGTTGGCCGCCTTCACGTACGGGTCCAGGATCGCGCTGGCCGTAGGCGCCAGCGCCAGCCACAGCCCGAAGCCCAGCCCCATCAGCGTGCCGATGCCGAAGGCCAGCACCGTCTCCAGCAGCGTGACGCCCAGGTGGACGTAGATGTCGGCGCGGCCTTCCAGGCCCTCCGGGAAGAGCGCATTGACGGGCAGCCCGAACGGCAGGAACCAGGACCAGATGCGGCCGGCCACCTTGACCGGCTCGCCGATGAAGAAGGCGGTCTGCTCGTTGCGCGAGGCGAGTTGCCAGATCGCCAGCACCAGCACCAGCACGGCCACTTGCCAGGCGCGCAGGTTCTTCTCGTTGGGACGGATGGCGCTCCACATGCTCATGCGGCCTTCTGCAGTTGCTGGGCGTAGCCCTTGAGCACTTCCTCGCGCAGCACGCCCCAGATGCGCGCATGCAGCTCCACGAAGCGCGGGTCGTTGCGCACCTCGGCCACGTCGCGCGGGCGCGGCAGGTCGATGGCGAACTCGCCGATCGGGTGCGTGGCCGGCCCGGCGGACAGCACCACCACCCGGTCGCTCATGGCGATCGCCTCGTCGAGGTCGTGCGTGATGAACAGCACCGCCTTGCGCCGGGCGGCCCACAGCTCCAGCACCTCGTTCTCCATCAGCTGCCGGGTCTGGACGTCGAGTGCCGAGAAGGGCTCGTCCATCAGGATGATGTCGGGGTCGAGCGCCAGCACCTGCGCCAGCGCGGTGCGTTTGCGCATGCCGCCCGAGAGCTGGTGCGGGTAGCGGTCCTCGAAGCCGCCCAGGCCGACCCGCGCCAGCCACGCCCTGGCCTGCTCGCGCGCCTGCGCGTCCGGCAGGCCGCGGTACTGCAGGCCCACCATCACGTTGTCGAGGGCGCTGCGCCACGGCATCAGGGCCTCGGTCTGGAACATGTAGCCGGCCCGCGAATTCAGGCCTGCCAGCGGTTCGCCGAACACGCGCACCTGGCCGGAGGACGCCTGCAGCAGGCCGGCACCCACGTTCAGCAGCGTCGACTTGCCGCAGCCGGTGGGACCCACTACCGAGACGAACTCGCCGGCGGCGACGTGCAGCGTGGTGCCGGCCACGGCGGTGTAACGCTGGCCGGGATCGTCCTTGGAGCGGAAGGTGACGGTGATGTCCTGCAGTTCGAGCGCGTGCGGCATGGGGGCAAAGACTACCAAACGGAAGAGCCCGCGCGGGCGAAAAAAACCGGCCCGGAGGCCGGCTTGCCGGAGCGCGGGGGTCAGGCCTTGTACTTTTCCTTGGCCCGGCGCGCGAACTCGTTGGTGTAGGTCTTGGCCAGGTCGATGCGCTCGCCCTTGATCGTGGGCACGAAGCTGGCGAGCGCGCGCAGGGCCGTCTTCGCACCCTCGTCGGGCAGCACGCCGTCGAGCGAGATCGCTTCGCGCACCTTGTTGAACGAAGCCAGGTACAGCGCCCGGTCGCCCAGCAGGTAGGCGTCGGGCACCGTCTTGATGATGTCGCTGGGGCCGGCCGTCTGCAGCCACTTGAGGGCATGCACCACC
The sequence above is a segment of the Ramlibacter tataouinensis genome. Coding sequences within it:
- a CDS encoding PIG-L deacetylase family protein; translation: MLPLLLPWNPAKPLRVLFLGAHCDDIEIGCGGTVLQLVASRPDVEVRWVVFASNPQREREARASAAMFLRGAGAQEVTVHAFRDGFFPYQGGQIKEAFEALKGQADPDLIFTHYRDDRHQDHRTISDLTWNTWRHHLILEYEIPKYDGDLGSPNCFVPLEPDVCERKAACICEAFQSEHNKAWLTPDTFLALMRLRGVECAARYAEAFHCRKFMLRGAPDRVAPGNSPHPSTRSS
- a CDS encoding ABC transporter ATP-binding protein → MPHALELQDITVTFRSKDDPGQRYTAVAGTTLHVAAGEFVSVVGPTGCGKSTLLNVGAGLLQASSGQVRVFGEPLAGLNSRAGYMFQTEALMPWRSALDNVMVGLQYRGLPDAQAREQARAWLARVGLGGFEDRYPHQLSGGMRKRTALAQVLALDPDIILMDEPFSALDVQTRQLMENEVLELWAARRKAVLFITHDLDEAIAMSDRVVVLSAGPATHPIGEFAIDLPRPRDVAEVRNDPRFVELHARIWGVLREEVLKGYAQQLQKAA
- a CDS encoding glucose-1-phosphate cytidylyltransferase produces the protein MPKPLVQIGQRPLLWHVMKYYAHFGHKDFILCLGYRADAIKDYFLNYNECVSNDFVLSGGGKTLELMSRDIEDWRITFADTGISSNIGERLKAAQKYLEGEDEFLANYSDGLTDLPMPQYLDDFRRQGRIASFLCVRPNLSYHVVSLQQGSNLVSGIHPINNGDVRINGGFFVFRKEIFEYMKDREELVEEPFRRLARDQQLLGYVYDGFWASIDTIKDKQQLESLYSGGTAPWELWRSCGTAARAAH
- a CDS encoding ABC transporter permease codes for the protein MWSAIRPNEKNLRAWQVAVLVLVLAIWQLASRNEQTAFFIGEPVKVAGRIWSWFLPFGLPVNALFPEGLEGRADIYVHLGVTLLETVLAFGIGTLMGLGFGLWLALAPTASAILDPYVKAANSMPRVILAPIFGLWFGLGIWSKVALAVTLVFFIVFFNVYQGVREVSPVVLANARMLGANQRQLLRTVYLPSATSWVFSSLHTSVGLAFVGAVVGEYLGSARGVGYLILQAEGTFDVNTVFAGIVVLTAFALVLDGLVGRIERRLMKWQPKAGETEKL